Sequence from the Kribbella aluminosa genome:
TCTGTCGTTGGGGATCGCCGTACTACTGGGGGTCGGGTCGCTTCCGGCGACCGCCGCGCCTCCAGTTGTTGCTCAAAGCAACCAATGGGACGTGCGACCGCTCGCAGACGGCTATCAACTGACCCTGCACCTCGACGCGCCGGCACCGCTGCGCGCATCCCTTCCGCTGCTGGAGGTCGACGGCACCGCCTTGGGCGTTGCCAAGCAGTCGCCCGACCGCAGGACGATGACCCTGGTCACCACTGACCCGGCCGTCCTGACCGCACACGACGTACGCCTCGTCTGGTCCGGAGACCTGGGCAAGGAGGCGGGTAAGAGCCGTGGCATCACCGCCGCAGCCGGCCCGACCGATGCCTACTGGCTGAAAGCACGGCGTGGTCCGCTGCTGCCGGCCGACCCGGGAGCACTGGGCAAGTACAAGGTGGACACCGCCGAGTACAACCTGGGCGACGAGGCCGTGTACCTGCCCGGCCTCGGGCACCGGTCCGAGCTGCTCGGCAAGGTGTACACGCCGCACGGTGCGATCGGACCGCGACCACTGGTCGTTTTCCTGCACGGCCGGCACGAGAACTGCTACGGGGAGCCCACAGACCCCAACAGCCTCGACAAGCCGTGGCCGTGTCCCAAGGGGATGAAGCCGGTCCCCAGCTACCGCGGGTACGACGGTCCGGCGACAGCACTGGCCAGCAACGGCTACCAGGTCGTGTCGATCAGTGCCAACGCCATCAACGGCTGGGACGGTGACGCGTACGACGCCGGCGCACAGGCGCGGGCCGAGCTGATCCTGGACCACCTGGCGCTCTGGCGGAAGTGGTCCACCATCGGCGGCGGGCCGTTCGGTACCCGCTTCGTCGGCAAGGTGGACCTGCAGAACGTCGGGCTGATGGGTCACTCACGTGGCGGCGAGGGAGTAGCCCGGGCCGCGGTGCTGAACGCGGACCGCGGCGGCCAGTACGGCATCCGTGCGGTACTCCCGCTCGCTCCCACGGACTTTGCCCGTGCCACGGTGCCGGGCGTTGCCATGAGCGTCGTACTGCCGTACTGCGACGGGGACGTGTCCGATCTGGAAGGACAGCAGTTCTACGACGACACCAGGTACTCCGTGAGTGGTGACACCGCACCGCGGTCGACCGTCACGGTGCTGGGCGCAGACCACAACTTCTTCAACACCGAGTGGACGCCGGGGCAGTCGGTGGCCCCGTCCATCGACGACTGGGCCGGCGACGAGAAAGAGTCGCCGTGTGGTGCGAAGACTCCGGGCCGGTTGACAGCGAAGCAGCAGCAGGCTGTCGGTACGGCGTACGTCGCGGGCTTCTTCCGCCTGCAGCTGGGGCACGAGAGGCAGTTCCTGCCGCAGTTCGACGGCTCCGACTCGCGGGCCGCGTCTGCCGGTAAGGCCGTAATACGGGTGGTGTCGCAGGCGCCGCTGGCGTCGCGGGAGGACCTGAACCACTTCGACACCGCACTACCGGCCGGCGCGGTCAGTGGGAAGGCTACGGCGACGGTGTGTGCCGGTGTGACCAGTACTGCGGTCAGGGCTGCCCTGCCGACGTGCATGAGCACCGACGACTGGGCCAACGCACCGCACTGGACGACAGCGTGGTTCGCGTCGAAGACACCGACCACCGCGGTGACCAAGCTCAAGTGGAGCGGTGCGAACGGAGTAGTGCGTATCGCTGTGCCTGCCTGGCAGCGTGACGTACGGCGGTTCGCTGCACTCACGTTCCGCGCCGCACCGGACCCTGCTGGCAAGCCCACGACGGACCTGACCGTCCGCGTGGTCGACGGGCACGGGCGGGCAGCCGCCGTACCGGTGTCTACCGTCAGCGACGCACTGGTACGAATGCCTGGCGCTAACGGGAACGGGCTACCTAAGAACCTGCTGCGGACGGTACGTGTCCCGTTGACGTCGCTGGTGGGCGTGGACCTGAGTGACGTACGCAGTGTGGAGCTGCGGACGGACAGGGTCGCCACCGGGTCGGCGTACGTGAGTGACTTGAGCTTCTCGAGTCCCGGGCTCGGGCTGTCGGCCCCTGCGGTCCTGCTGCCGAAGGTGTCCGCTTCCAACGTCACGGTGAAGGAAGGGGACAAGGGCATACACAACGTGGACTTCTGGGTCCGGCTGTCGCGGCCGAGCATTCGGCCGGTCACGGTGTACGCCGAGACCAACGGGGACCTGGGGGAGTCAGTAGGCGAGGTAGCGCGCCGGCTGGTGTTCAAGCCGGGGCAGGTACGTCAGAAGGTGACCGTGCCGATCAGGGGGAACACGCGGGACAGCTACGACCTCCCGTTCAGCCTGGTGTTGTCCGCACCGCACGACGCGCTGCTGAACGAGTCCTTCGGGCACGGCCTGGTCCTTGACGACGACCCGACGCCGACACTCACCCTCGGCAACGTGAGGACCGTGGAGAAGGCGGGCGTCGTCAACCTCCCCGTCAAGCTGTCCGCGCCGAGCGACAAGTACATCACCTTCTCCGGCGTCCTGAAGGACGGTACGGCGGTGATCCGGAAGGACTACGCCAGCGTCAACGACGACGGCACCGGCCCCGCGATCCGGGCCATCGACGGGTACGTCGAACCGGGGAAGACCACCGGCGAGCTCCAGGTCAAGATCGTCGACGACAAGGTCAAGGAGCCGACCGAGACGTTCAGCGTCGTGATCGACACCGTGGACAGCGCGCTGCTGAAGCTCCCGACCACGCTCACAGTCACGATCACCGACAACGACTGAACACCCCGGCTTCGCGTCTTTGAGCACCTGCCAACCAAAACTCCGGCGTCGGAACGGTTGGTGGGTGCTCAAGGTGGGGGCGGGGGTGTGGAGAGTGAGACGGGGGTACCGGGATGTGGACTCTGTCGGGGGCTGTTGGGATAGTGCGGGAACATGGAGGTGGGACAGATGGTTGAAAACCGGAGATCCCGTCCGACGTCTTCCTGAGGAGCCGACACGTGTCACTGCCACCGCTGGTCGAACCGGCCGACGAGCTCACGATCGACGAGGTGCGGCGGTATTCGCGGCATCTGATCATCCCCGAGGTCGGGATGGCCGGGCAGAAGCGGCTGAAGAACGCCAAGGTGCTGGTGATCGGCGCCGGCGGTCTCGGCAGCCCTGCGCTGCTGTACCTGGCCGCCGCCGGTGTCGGCACGCTCGGCATCGTCGAGTTCGACACCGTCGACGAGTCCAACCTGCAGCGCCAGATCATCCACGGCCAGTCCGATGTGGGGAAGTCCAAGGCCCAGTCGGCCAAGGAGTCCATCCTCGAGGCCAACCCGTACACGAACGTCGTCCTGCACGAGACCCGGCTGGACAACGACAACGTGTTCGAGATCTTCGAGCAGTACGATCTGATCGTCGACGGCACCGACAACTTCGCCACCAGGTACCTGGTGAACGACGCCGCGGTGCTGCTCCACAAGCCGTACGTGTGGGGTTCGATCTTCCGCTTCGACGGCCAGGTCAGCGTGTTCTGGGCCGACAACGGCCCGTGCTACCGCTGCCTGTACCCGGAGCCCCCGCCTCCCGGCATGGTCCCGTCGTGCGCCGAGGGCGGTGTGCTCGGCGTGCTCTGCGCGTCGGTCGGCGCCGCGCAGGTCACCGAGGCGATCAAGCTGCTCACCGGCATCGGCGACCCGTCGCTGGGCCGGCTGAACATCTACGAGGCGCTCGACCTGAACTGGCGTTCGCTGAAGGTCCGCAAGGACCCGAACTGCGCCATCTGCGGCGAGCACCCGACGGTCACCGAGCTGATCGACTACGAGAGCTTCTGCGGCGCGATCACCGAGGAGGCGGCCGACGCGGCCGTCGGCTCGACGATCTCGGTGAAGCAGCTCAGCGAGTGGATCAAGCTCAAGGAGAACGGCGAGAAGGACTTCGTCCTGATCGACGTCCGGGAGCCGAACGAGTACGAGATCAACCGGATCCCGGGCTCGGTGCTGATCCCGAAGGCGGACTTCCAGACCGGTGTGGCGCTGGAGAAGCTGCCGCAGGACAAGCAGCTGGTCTTCCACTGCAAGTCCGGCGTCCGCTCCGCCGAGGTCCTCGCCATCGCCAAGGGCGCGGGCTTCTCGGACGCCGTCCACGTCGGCGGCGGCGTCGTCGCGTGGGTTGACCAGATCGACCCGAGTCAGCCGTCCTACTAAAAGGGCATCCTGCACGAAGCGACCGCCTCAGTGGCCACGGGATCACCTGTGACCACTGGGGCGTCGTCGCGTCCGGACAAGGTGCGCATGTACGCGACCGCGTCGACGGCCGCGCGACCCACCGGCGTACCCCTCCCGAGCTGGTAGGTCCCACCTCCCGCGCCCGTGAGCTCCACCTCGACCGCGGGCCGCTCGCCCCACCACGGACCGTCGATCACGTCGTACATCACCTGCGCGACGAGCTCCTCGCCGTACGACCCGGCGTCGAACGGCCGGCCGAGGGCTTGGCAGACGTCGTCGCGATGCATCCACAGGTCGCGCGCCAGCAGGATGTCGTGGATGTACCCGAGGTTCATCCGGAACCCGTTGAACGTCATCGACATCCGCCGCATCAGTCCCGGCTCCGTCGAGATCCGTTGGGTCGCCCGCGCCCACCGCGCGTCGAACTCGGTCCGCAGCTGCGCAGGCGGCGTACCCCGGTGCTCGTCGGCCTGCACCATCATGTGCGCGTCGATCCGCGGCACGTCCGGATGGACCCGCTTCGCCTTCCGGTACCGCCGCGAGAACGACGCGAGCTGGTTCACGTCCTCCGCCTGCCCGATCAGGTGCCCGGCGATGTCCGCGACATCCCATTCGTCGCAGACCGTACGGCGCTGCCACTCGACCCCCTCGATCGACGCGAGCAGTTCGTGCCACGCCTGGAGCTCGGCGTCCCGGTGGATCCGGCACCGCGGGCGCCCGGCCCGCCCGATCCGCTCCGCGAGTACTGCGGTCATGTCGTCCCCCTTGTTGGTGCGTAGTACCGATAGAACATCTCGAGTACGACGGGGAGCAGCCGGCTGAACCGCCCCTCGTCGAACGAAGCGTCCGGCTCGTTCGCCAACTGCTGCGAGAGCACCCCCGCTGTGACCGACGTGAACACCGCCAGCCCTTCTTCGCTCGCGGCGTCCGGATGCAGCCGACCGGCGTCCACGCCTGCCTGTAGCTGCGCGCGGAGGTCGGCCAACGCCTGCTGCGCCGGCGCGAACGCCTCCGGGCTCGGCTCGAAGCCGGGGACCGTCCGCCAGAACAGGAGCTGCGTGTAGACCGGGTTCTGCATGCTCCACCGGGCGAACGCGGTGGTCCCGATCAGGTGCAGCTGCACCACGTCGTCGGTCGTCGCTGCCGCGATCGCCTCCCGTTGCGCGGCCAGGAACAGCTCCGCGCCGCGCTGGAACAACGCGTCGTAGATCGCCATCTTCGACGGGAAGTACTGGTAGAGCGACGGCGGCTGCAGGCCGAGCCGCCGCGCCACAGCGGACAGGCTGAGCGCCGCGACCCCCTCGCTGCTCATCAGCTCGATCGCGACGTCGAGGATCTCCGCGATCGTCGCCTGACGACGGCGGGTACGGCGGTCCGGTGCGGCAGTGCTCATACCTTGAGGAAAACCTAATACTGTTAGGGATGTCAATACCTCGTAGACTGTCCTCGGCGGCGCGTACTGTCTTAAGGCATGTGCAGAAACATCACCGTGCTCCGGGGACTCGAGCCGTCCGCGACCTCCGAGGAGATCTACGCGGCCGCATTGCAGTACGTCCGAAAGGTGACCGGCGTCGGCTCGCTGAGCGCGACCACCCGCGCCCCGATCGAGCGTGCGGCCACCGAGGTCGCCCGCATCACCGAGCAACTCCTCGAGGAGATGCCGGCCCGCCGCACCCCACCCCAGACCGTCCCACCACTACGCCGGCCCGAAGTCCGCGCCCGCCTCGGCCTCGACTAGGGCGTAGTGTCGCCCTCGGGAAACGGTTGCCTCTAGGGAGGGCGCAGATGCGGTTCGCGATCAAGACCAGGCCGGAGCACACGACCTGGCAGCAGATGCGGGACGTGTGGGTGGCGGCGGACCAGTTCGAGATCTTCGAGTCCGCCTGGCACTGGGACCACTTCTACCCGCTCACCGGTGACATGCAGGGGCCGAACCTCGAGGCCTGGACGACGCTCGCCGCGCTCGCGCAGGCGACGTCCCGGATCCGGCTCGGCTGCCAGGTGACCGGGATGATCTACCGGCACCCGGCGGTGCTCGCAAACATGGCCGCGACCACGGACATCATCAGCAACGGCCGCCTCGAGCTCGGCATCGGCGCCGGCTGGAACGAGATGGAGACCGCGGCGTACGGCATCGAGCTGTACGGCCTGAAGGAGCGCTTCGACCGGTTCGACGAGGGCACGCAGGCGATGATCGCGCTGCTCACCGAGAAGGTGGCGAACTTCGACGGCAAGTACATCAAGCTCACCGACGCGTACTGCAACCCGAAGCCCGTGCAGACGCCGCACCCGCCGATCACCATCGGCGGCAGGGGCCCGAAGCGGACGCTCGGCGCGGTCGCCAGGTGGGCGCAGCAATGGAACGCCATCGTCCAGGGCACCGAGGACTGGAAGTCGCTCAAGGACGTACTGGTCCAGCGCTGCGAGGAGGTCGGCCGCGACGTCGACGAGATCACCTGCTCGGTCAACGTCCGCATCGACCCGGACAGCCCGCTCGACAAGGCGGTCTCCGAGGCAGAGGCGTACGGCGCGGCCGGCGTGGACCTGGTCATCATGAACCTCCCGCTGGACGCGGGGCCGTCCGTCCTGGAGCCACTCGCGAAGGCGCTCGCCCCGCTCGCTTAGGTCCTGTCTGGTGATCCAGACAGGACCTAGATTGGTCCCGTGGATCGGGAGGAGTACGTCGAGGCGGTACTGCAGGCCGTGGAGTCGATCCCGGAGGGCAGCGTCGCGACGTACGGCGACATCGCGGAGTACGTCGGCCAGGGCGGACCGCGGCAGGTCGGCGCGATCATGCGCGAGTACGGCGCGAGCGTGCCGTGGTGGCGGGTGATCCGCGCTTCCGGCGTACCGGCGGACGAGGTCGGCGACGAGCAGTTGCACCGGCTGCGGTCGGACGGCGTACGGATCGCCAACGGCCGCGTCAACCTCCGCCAGGCGCGTTGGGATCCGCAGGTCTGACCGTCCGGTTTCCGACGATCTGGGGACCGGGCGGGGTGCCCGTCGGGTTTTGTCGGTGGGGTCTGCTGAGATGGGGCGATGGTCGGCAAACAGGGGTCTCGGTACCGGTTGGTCCGGGAGGTGGAGCGGAGGGCGGAAACGCCTGTCCTGGATGGCGATCAGCAAGCCGTGGTGGACCATGCCGGCGGACCGTTGCTGGTGCTCGCCGGGCCGGGCACCGGGAAGACGACGACCTTGGTGGAGGCCGTTGTCGATCGCGTTCGGAGCCGTGGGCTGAGTCCGGACGAGGTACTGGTGCTGACGTTCGGGCGCAAGGCCGCGACCGAGCTCCGGGACCGGATCACCAGACGGCTGGGCCGGACGACGCGGGTGATGCCGTCGATGACGTTCCACTCGTTCTGCTACGCGTTGCTGCGCCGGTTCACGCCGGCGGACGCGTTCGACGTACCGCTGCGGTTGCCGTCCGGGCCGGAGCAGTCGTCGCGGTTGACCGAGGCGCTGTCGGGCAGCCGTGAGGTCGGTGCGGTGCACTGGCCGGGCAGCCTGCATCCGGCGTTGAAGACGCGCGGGTTCACCGACGAGGTGCAGGCGGTGATCGGCAAGGCGCGGCAGTTGGGTCTCGACCCGGAGGACCTGTCCGCGATCGGGCGGTCGGCGGAGCGGGCCGAGTGGGTCGCGGTGGGGGACTTCTTCGAGGAGTACCTGCAGGTTCTCGACGCGGAGCAGGTGCTGGACTACTCCGAGCTGATCCACCGCGCGGTGATCCTGGCGCAGCAGCCGTCGGTGCAGGCCAAGTTGCGGACCGAGTTCAAGGCCGTGTTCGTGGACGAGTACCAGGACACCGACCCGGGGCAGACCAAGCTGCTGCAGGCGATCGCGGGCGACGGGCGCGACCTCGTCGTGGTCGGCGATCCGGACCAGTCGATCTACACGTTCCGCGGCGCCGACGTGCGCGGGCTGCTGCGGTTCACCGACGAGTTCCGGACGCGGGACGGAGCGGAGGCGGCGCAGATCGCGCTGGGTACGACGCGGCGCTTCGGGACCACGCTGCAACGCGTCTCGCGGAACGTCGTCAACCGGCTCGGCGTACCGGGATCGCTGGATCGGGACACGTTCGAGCGGTTCCGGAACCCGGATGCGTCGTCGTGTGTCTACGGTCCCGGAAAGGTCGAGGCGAACCTGTACTCGACCGGCGGGGCCGAGCTCGAGCACATCGCGGACCTGCTGCGGCGGGCGCACGTCCAGGACGGCCTCGGGTGGAGCGAGATGGCCGTCCTCGTCCGGTCCGGCAGCCGTTCGATCCCGCCGTTGCGCCGGGCGTTGGCGGCGGCGGGGATCCCGGTGGACGTCGCGGGTGACGAGCTGCCGCTGTCGCGTGAGCCCGCCGTACGGCCGATGCTGCTGGCGTTGCGGGCGGTGGCCGATCCCGAGACGCTGACCGTCGACGTCGTACGGGCGTTGGCGCTGTCGCCGTTGGGGGCGATGGACGCGGGGCAGTTGCGGCGGCTGGCACGGGTACTGCGGCGGCGTGACCGGGAGGCGGCGGGTGGTCAGCGGTTGCCACGGTCGTCGGACGAGCTGTTGCGCGAGGCGCTGCTGAATCCGTTGCTGCTCGACGAGGAGGCGTCGCCGGCCGAGGCGCGGTTCGCGGCCCTGGGCGAGCGGTTGCTCAAGGCAAGGAACATCGTGACCGCCGGTGCGGCGCCGGACGAGGTGATGTGGTCGCTGTGGGCGGACTCGCCGTGGCTGCGGCGGTTGCGCGGGCAGGCCGGTGCCGGCGGCGAGACGGCGCGGACCGCGAACCGGGACCTGGATTCGTTGTGTGCGCTGTTCGACGCGGCCGGGCGGGCGGAGGAACAGGTCGGTTTCAAAGGGGTTTCGGCGTTTTTGTCGGAGCTGGAGTCGCTGGACATCGCGGGCGACAACCGGTTCGACGGGACGTACCGGGAGGCCGGCGTACAGCTGATGACGGCGCACCGGTCGAAGGGTTTGCAGTGGCGGCTGGTCGTGGTGGCGTCGGTGCAGGAGGGGCAGTGGCCGGACCTGCGCAGGCGCGGGTCGTTGCTGGAGCCTGACCGGTTGGGGCCCGACGGGCTGATCGACCGGTTGTCGCCGGGCGCGTTGCTCGCCGAGGAGAGACGGCTGTTTTACGTCGCGATCACGCGGGCGCGCGAGCGGTTGATCGTAACCGCCGTACAGGCGCCGGAGGCCGACGGCGATCAACCGTCACGATTCCTTGCCGAGCTGGACATTCCTTTGAAGGTGGTGGCGGGGCGGCCGCGGCGGCCGTTGTCGTTACCGGGGCTGGTCGCGGATCTGAGGTGCGTGCTGGCGGATCCGGCGTCGTCGCCCGCGTTGAAGCGGGTGGCGGCGGATCGGCTGGCCCAGTTGGCTGACGCCGTCGACGACCGGGAGCAGGCGTTGGTGCCGACGGCCGATCCGGCGCGGTGGTGGGGCGTTCGGGAGCGGACCGAGTCGGTGCGGCCGATCGCGGACCCTGCGCAGCCGGTGCCGCTGTCCGGAAGTACGTTGACGACGATCGTGGACTGTCCGCTGCGCT
This genomic interval carries:
- a CDS encoding maleylpyruvate isomerase family mycothiol-dependent enzyme; this translates as MTAVLAERIGRAGRPRCRIHRDAELQAWHELLASIEGVEWQRRTVCDEWDVADIAGHLIGQAEDVNQLASFSRRYRKAKRVHPDVPRIDAHMMVQADEHRGTPPAQLRTEFDARWARATQRISTEPGLMRRMSMTFNGFRMNLGYIHDILLARDLWMHRDDVCQALGRPFDAGSYGEELVAQVMYDVIDGPWWGERPAVEVELTGAGGGTYQLGRGTPVGRAAVDAVAYMRTLSGRDDAPVVTGDPVATEAVASCRMPF
- a CDS encoding MGMT family protein; translation: MDREEYVEAVLQAVESIPEGSVATYGDIAEYVGQGGPRQVGAIMREYGASVPWWRVIRASGVPADEVGDEQLHRLRSDGVRIANGRVNLRQARWDPQV
- a CDS encoding TIGR03560 family F420-dependent LLM class oxidoreductase; this encodes MRFAIKTRPEHTTWQQMRDVWVAADQFEIFESAWHWDHFYPLTGDMQGPNLEAWTTLAALAQATSRIRLGCQVTGMIYRHPAVLANMAATTDIISNGRLELGIGAGWNEMETAAYGIELYGLKERFDRFDEGTQAMIALLTEKVANFDGKYIKLTDAYCNPKPVQTPHPPITIGGRGPKRTLGAVARWAQQWNAIVQGTEDWKSLKDVLVQRCEEVGRDVDEITCSVNVRIDPDSPLDKAVSEAEAYGAAGVDLVIMNLPLDAGPSVLEPLAKALAPLA
- a CDS encoding DUF2277 domain-containing protein, with the protein product MCRNITVLRGLEPSATSEEIYAAALQYVRKVTGVGSLSATTRAPIERAATEVARITEQLLEEMPARRTPPQTVPPLRRPEVRARLGLD
- the moeZ gene encoding adenylyltransferase/sulfurtransferase MoeZ, with product MSLPPLVEPADELTIDEVRRYSRHLIIPEVGMAGQKRLKNAKVLVIGAGGLGSPALLYLAAAGVGTLGIVEFDTVDESNLQRQIIHGQSDVGKSKAQSAKESILEANPYTNVVLHETRLDNDNVFEIFEQYDLIVDGTDNFATRYLVNDAAVLLHKPYVWGSIFRFDGQVSVFWADNGPCYRCLYPEPPPPGMVPSCAEGGVLGVLCASVGAAQVTEAIKLLTGIGDPSLGRLNIYEALDLNWRSLKVRKDPNCAICGEHPTVTELIDYESFCGAITEEAADAAVGSTISVKQLSEWIKLKENGEKDFVLIDVREPNEYEINRIPGSVLIPKADFQTGVALEKLPQDKQLVFHCKSGVRSAEVLAIAKGAGFSDAVHVGGGVVAWVDQIDPSQPSY
- a CDS encoding ATP-dependent helicase — translated: MVDHAGGPLLVLAGPGTGKTTTLVEAVVDRVRSRGLSPDEVLVLTFGRKAATELRDRITRRLGRTTRVMPSMTFHSFCYALLRRFTPADAFDVPLRLPSGPEQSSRLTEALSGSREVGAVHWPGSLHPALKTRGFTDEVQAVIGKARQLGLDPEDLSAIGRSAERAEWVAVGDFFEEYLQVLDAEQVLDYSELIHRAVILAQQPSVQAKLRTEFKAVFVDEYQDTDPGQTKLLQAIAGDGRDLVVVGDPDQSIYTFRGADVRGLLRFTDEFRTRDGAEAAQIALGTTRRFGTTLQRVSRNVVNRLGVPGSLDRDTFERFRNPDASSCVYGPGKVEANLYSTGGAELEHIADLLRRAHVQDGLGWSEMAVLVRSGSRSIPPLRRALAAAGIPVDVAGDELPLSREPAVRPMLLALRAVADPETLTVDVVRALALSPLGAMDAGQLRRLARVLRRRDREAAGGQRLPRSSDELLREALLNPLLLDEEASPAEARFAALGERLLKARNIVTAGAAPDEVMWSLWADSPWLRRLRGQAGAGGETARTANRDLDSLCALFDAAGRAEEQVGFKGVSAFLSELESLDIAGDNRFDGTYREAGVQLMTAHRSKGLQWRLVVVASVQEGQWPDLRRRGSLLEPDRLGPDGLIDRLSPGALLAEERRLFYVAITRARERLIVTAVQAPEADGDQPSRFLAELDIPLKVVAGRPRRPLSLPGLVADLRCVLADPASSPALKRVAADRLAQLADAVDDREQALVPTADPARWWGVRERTESVRPIADPAQPVPLSGSTLTTIVDCPLRWFLTRRAGGETPSTSAIGFGMVLHTLADAVATGTLPPSVDELNGWLDKVWTQLEFESPWISDRERAEAELALRRFVAWHQGRPDRTLVGTEVDFDVLLPDEENPSVRVKGRMDRVETDPEGTVRVVDLKTGRNIPTKPALARHVQLAIYQRAINSRQLKKLGENATAGGAELVQLRHDDNGGFPKVQHQGPLDADEDGRTWLDEAIDDAEKLIRSEDFVATRNDGCARCEARALCPIQPEGREIV
- a CDS encoding TetR/AcrR family transcriptional regulator, whose protein sequence is MSTAAPDRRTRRRQATIAEILDVAIELMSSEGVAALSLSAVARRLGLQPPSLYQYFPSKMAIYDALFQRGAELFLAAQREAIAAATTDDVVQLHLIGTTAFARWSMQNPVYTQLLFWRTVPGFEPSPEAFAPAQQALADLRAQLQAGVDAGRLHPDAASEEGLAVFTSVTAGVLSQQLANEPDASFDEGRFSRLLPVVLEMFYRYYAPTRGTT
- a CDS encoding Calx-beta domain-containing protein, which gives rise to MRPLADGYQLTLHLDAPAPLRASLPLLEVDGTALGVAKQSPDRRTMTLVTTDPAVLTAHDVRLVWSGDLGKEAGKSRGITAAAGPTDAYWLKARRGPLLPADPGALGKYKVDTAEYNLGDEAVYLPGLGHRSELLGKVYTPHGAIGPRPLVVFLHGRHENCYGEPTDPNSLDKPWPCPKGMKPVPSYRGYDGPATALASNGYQVVSISANAINGWDGDAYDAGAQARAELILDHLALWRKWSTIGGGPFGTRFVGKVDLQNVGLMGHSRGGEGVARAAVLNADRGGQYGIRAVLPLAPTDFARATVPGVAMSVVLPYCDGDVSDLEGQQFYDDTRYSVSGDTAPRSTVTVLGADHNFFNTEWTPGQSVAPSIDDWAGDEKESPCGAKTPGRLTAKQQQAVGTAYVAGFFRLQLGHERQFLPQFDGSDSRAASAGKAVIRVVSQAPLASREDLNHFDTALPAGAVSGKATATVCAGVTSTAVRAALPTCMSTDDWANAPHWTTAWFASKTPTTAVTKLKWSGANGVVRIAVPAWQRDVRRFAALTFRAAPDPAGKPTTDLTVRVVDGHGRAAAVPVSTVSDALVRMPGANGNGLPKNLLRTVRVPLTSLVGVDLSDVRSVELRTDRVATGSAYVSDLSFSSPGLGLSAPAVLLPKVSASNVTVKEGDKGIHNVDFWVRLSRPSIRPVTVYAETNGDLGESVGEVARRLVFKPGQVRQKVTVPIRGNTRDSYDLPFSLVLSAPHDALLNESFGHGLVLDDDPTPTLTLGNVRTVEKAGVVNLPVKLSAPSDKYITFSGVLKDGTAVIRKDYASVNDDGTGPAIRAIDGYVEPGKTTGELQVKIVDDKVKEPTETFSVVIDTVDSALLKLPTTLTVTITDND